One window of Plasmodium relictum strain SGS1 genome assembly, chromosome: 14 genomic DNA carries:
- the NIF1 gene encoding NLI interacting factor-like phosphatase, putative, translated as MKKNNKYKNVRENDILKLNDNIYLEKLQYNIISPYFILNDNGLRKNRNSSNIYFILKKKRPIKSIKIPKNIKKKENDLNEKYENNGSSTSDDSTKNNLAYFNYSLKCEYRHGNDTIKDLNCNNNNHKIKNERSKRNKNLFKLLNRKFEHKKRNTNVLCDSKYNKKINVDNNNKRNLRKSIFVKLLRNSSKKILNSAEKVKILKNIFFKIKRKNDNLNENQKFVGTNTKIVCSMNNDNTCSKKCEQKKNEKNEKNKIINKGKLISSSLFLDEQINTHNEYKKRNILNQKNFKNNKKKNYERNIKSFNINEGKKELNSNTSNNNKIDDFKIKQIKSKFPNKNINSLNNKVLKHRKEYYYALDEGKNYVRMNDFIFLNSIKGRSWRPKRIKKFNKKKKNNYIISNIEELKNNKAYSNDNIKEYYSLSSIMDSDWSNQINSSEEIRMESKNKERHFYSTKDNKEDKDMNYNYINQIFLKVNKINKTVMENEQVLTKEKNKDDVEKIFKRSKKIYQKIVTNERKNKDNKGKKKNNEEMNNNIEKYENKDKKEGSEKGNSNNKENEKNNKEKKKNGKENNENDDKKNKDNEKENKNNKKENRDNEKENENNKKKNGDNEKENENNKKKNGDNEKENENNKKKNGNNEKENGNNKKDNGNNEKENVNDEKEDEDNEKENGNDEKENKDNEEENEDNKEKTKINQNKIKNKKKDITFLKGDNDSTDKKDCSLNSNFVLEEKNDKIDKKKEYILKYRYDKYKKKDEKQINMNKNYSEFIKKKIFSNFDNKNNEKKSIKEKFFFNEKNKSKIGNFISTTEIFNLYKKENDNLNNKKSLKNKSMHINKRESLEKNISLHNLESLNDSFKKIKNNKKVNEYYKDNSNLNLNKNFIKNVNLGECANLSEMKIIKEEKKESTEKKEFKKKKKGFFIDNKRTKINERIISEKEILIINNNQNEKCNGNTLNQINENIKEENLTKMTYIIENNKNNFINIKKLGDIDDLRDIDNLSDINNINDENSLLHKKSMNVVLNLNNCDNIKDEYKDSNNSSCAKNKVNIEDLITSVPKENYYNSYYKKKRKKIEKKIDIIRIKKKKLHSYFKKFRSFIFFANKKNSNSFSHNNENELDAKIKRKKFYLRKKKKIKKLKKLSLLNIYDTKVLSNKKGNESPLNINYENYDSNKFLLGQQKEKDKGKKTIVLDLDETLVHSTIKRDKENSFKVDINLEDGHYFIYVKKRPGVDDFFKEISKYYEVVIFTASLSKYANAVIDKLDVDNVCAYRLFRESCSCWKNNYVKDIKKLGRDLNNVIVIDNSTYVQKFCEDNCILIESWFDDATDKELYKLIPFLKKLSKKTSVICELRKYNKNKKKKKIKFLR; from the exons atgaaaaaaaataataaatataagaatGTTAGAGAAAATGATATACTAAAgttaaatgataatatatatttggaAAAATTACAATACAATATAATATCaccttattttatattaaatgataatGGTTTAAGAAAGAATAGAAACAGtagtaatatatatttcatcctaaagaaaaaaaggccaataaaaagtataaaaatcccaaagaatattaaaaaaaaagaaaatgatttaaatgaaaaatatgagAATAATGGTAGTTCCACTTCAGATGATAGtactaaaaataatttggcttattttaattattcctTAAAATGTGAATATAGACATGGAAATGACACAATTAAAGATTTAAATTGCAACAATAAtaatcataaaataaaaaatgagagaagtaaaagaaataaaaacctatttaaattattaaataggAAATTTGAACATAAGAAAAGAAATACCAATGTTTTATGTGAtagtaaatataataaaaaaataaatgttgataataataataagaggaatttaagaaaatcaatttttgtaaaattattaagaaactcttcaaaaaaaattttaaattcagcagaaaaagtaaaaatattaaaaaatattttcttcaaaattaaaagaaaaaatgataatttaaatgaaaatcaAAAATTCGTGGGAACTAATACAAAAATTGTATGTTCTATGAATAATGACAATACCTGTTCAAAAAAATGTgaacagaaaaaaaatgaaaaaaatgaaaaaaataaaataataaacaagGGTAAGTTAATTAGTTCAAGTTTATTCCTAGATGAACAAATAAATACACacaatgaatataaaaagagaaatatacttaatcaaaaaaattttaaaaataataaaaaaaaaaattatgaaaggaatataaaaagttttaatataaatgagggaaaaaaagaattaaactCAAATActtcaaataataataaaatagatgattttaaaataaagcagataaaaagtaaatttccaaataaaaatattaattcacTTAATAATAAAGTTTTAAAACATAGGAAGGAATATTATTATGCATTAGATGAAGGAAAGAATTACGTTAGAATgaatgattttatttttttaaatagtatTAAAGGTAGATCTTGGAGAccaaaaagaattaaaaaatttaataaaaaaaaaaaaaataattacattATATCCAATatagaagaattaaaaaataataaagcatATTCAAATGacaatataaaagaatattacTCATTAAGTTCAATTATGGATAGCGATTGGAGTAATCAAATAAATTCATCAGAAGAAATAAGAATGGAgagtaaaaataaagaaagacATTTTTATAGTACCAAGGATAATAAAGAAGACAAAGATatgaattataattatataaatcaaatttttttaaaagttaataaaataaataaaacagtTATGGAAAATGAACAAGTCTTAacaaaagagaaaaataaagatgatgtagaaaaaatatttaaaagaagtaaaaaaatttatcagAAAATTGTGActaatgaaagaaaaaataaagataataaaggaaaaaaaaaaaataatgaagaaatgaataataatattgaaaaatatgaaaataaggATAAAAAGGAAGGTAGCGAAAAAGGAAACAGTAACAacaaagaaaatgaaaagaacaataaagaaaaaaaaaaaaatggtaaagaaaataatgaaaatgacgataaaaaaaataaagataatgaaaaagaaaataagaataataaaaaggagAATAGggataatgaaaaagaaaatgagaataataaaaagaagaatggagataatgaaaaagaaaatgagaataataaaaagaagaatggagataatgaaaaagaaaatgagaataataaaaagaagaatggaaataatgaaaaagaaaatgggaataataaaaaggataatggaaataatgaaaaagaaaatgtgaATGATGAGAAAGAAGATGAggataatgaaaaagaaaatgggaatgatgaaaaagaaaataaagataatgaagaagaaaatgaggataataaagaaaaaacaaaaattaatcaaaataaaattaaaaataaaaaaaaggatataaCATTCCTTAAAGGTGATAATGATTCAACGGACAAAAAAGATTGTTCACTTAATTCTAATTTTGTTttggaagaaaaaaatgataaaatagacaagaaaaaagaatatatattaaagtatagatatgataaatataaaaagaaagatgaaaaacaaattaatatgaacaaaaattattcagaatttataaaaaaaaaaattttctctaattttgataataaaaataatgagaaaaaaagtattaaagaaaaatttttttttaatgaaaaaaataaatcgaAGATTGGAAATTTTATTAGTACAACTGAAATATTTaatctatataaaaaagagaacgataatttaaataataaaaaatcattaaaaaataaaagtatgcatataaataaaagagaaaGTTTAGAAAAAAACATATCTTTACATAACTTAGAGAGTTTAAATGAttctttcaaaaaaataaaaaataataaaaaggttaatgaatattataaagataatagtaatttaaatttaaacaaaaattttatcaaaaatgTGAATTTAGGAGAATGTGCCAATTTATcagaaatgaaaattataaaagaggaaaaaaaagaaagtacAGAGAAAAAggaatttaagaaaaaaaaaaaaggttttTTCATAGATAataaaagaacaaaaattaatgaaagaaTCATAagtgaaaaagaaattttgataataaataataatcaaaatgaaaaatgtaATGGAAATACTCTAAATCAAATTAATGAgaatataaaagaagaaaatttaacaaaaatgaCATAcattatagaaaataataaaaataattttattaatataaaaaaattaggtGATATAGATGACTTAAGAGATATAGACAACTTAagtgatataaataatataaatgatgaaaatagtTTATTACATAAAAAGAGTATGAATGTTGTTTTGAATTTGAACAACtgtgataatataaaagatgaATATAAAGATTCTAATAATTCTTCATGTgctaaaaataaagtaaatattGAGGATTTAATAACAAGTGTTCCTAAAGAAAATTACTATAAtagttattataaaaaaaaaagaaaaaaaattgaaaaaaaaatagatataataagaataaaaaagaaaaaacttcattcttattttaaaaaatttaggtcttttattttttttgcaaataaaaaaaattcaaatagtTTTTCtcataataatgaaaatgaattgGATGcgaaaattaaaagaaaaaaattttatttaaggaagaagaaaaaaataaaaaaattgaaaaaattaagtttattaaatatatatgatacaAAAGTattaagtaataaaaaaggaaatgaaagccctttaaatataaattatgaaaattatgattcaaataaatttttactggggcaacaaaaagaaaaagataaa ggTAAAAAGACAATAGTGCTTGATTTAGATGAGACACTTGTTCACAGTACAATAAAAagagataaagaaaattcttttaaagtTGAT ATTAATTTAGAGGACGgtcattattttatttatgttaaGAAAAGACCAg GTGTTGAcgatttttttaaagaaatatcGAAATATTATGAAGTAGTAATTTTTACTGCTAGTTTATCAAAA taTGCAAACGCAGTAATTGATAAATTAGATGTAGATAATGTTTGTGCTTATAGATTATTTAGGGAATCCTGTTCTTGCTG gaaaaataattatgtaaaagatattaaaaaattaggaAGAGATTTAAACAATGTTATTGTCATTGAC aattctACATATGTTCAAAAATTCTGTGAAGATAACTGTATCTTAATTGAAAGTTG gTTTGATGATGCTACTGataaagaattatataaattaataccatttttaaaaaaattatcaaaaaaa